In Glandiceps talaboti chromosome 4, keGlaTala1.1, whole genome shotgun sequence, a single window of DNA contains:
- the LOC144434446 gene encoding organic solute transporter subunit alpha-like codes for MADNTSDLRENESLPCADYIPYANEVIPGATTALRAILVVVPVLAVISVALFFEAVYYLRNKIPTKLRRNKLIWVIGVYPVFSVTSCIGLFIPRATLLTNFTASIYLSITLYMFLMLIVDYFGGSDAMYHTMNNQEVNLNEPPLLACCVCLPKIRVTPSNGPWLRRLVLQNALLRPLILFIAVVLWLDGRYLPGKMGPNEPYLWLSVLSIISTITAMQTLGIIHGASKVTLKDYKITFKFVTIQCTLIFGNIQLGLLTILSNVGIIPCRDPFNTQARVYNIYNVLVICEFFILAIFSRILFRTRNMGNSDHVIPPEKAIEEGLKPVAYTVKNDKNYTGENEKGYENQVMADIIASDQNANKGTS; via the exons ATGGCCGATAACACATCGGACTTGCGTGAAAACGAATCCCTTCCTTGTGCCGATTATATCCCCTATGCCAACGAAGTTATTCCCG GTGCAACAACAGCACTGAGAGCAATCCTGGTTGTCGTACCAGTTCTAGCAGTCATCAGTGTAGCACTCTTCTTCGAGGCCGTGTATTACTTACGTAACAAAATACCAACCAAACTGAGGAGAAACAAACTCATCTGGGTCATTGGTGTTTATCCA GTATTCAGCGTCACGTCATGTATAGGATTATTCATACCACGTGCTACGTTGCTGACCAACTTCACAGCCTCTAT ATACCTGTCAATCACTTTGTACATGTTCTTAATGTTAATCGTTGACTACTTTGGTGGCTCCGATGCTATGTACCATACCATGAACAATCAAGAAGTCAACTTGAACGAACCACCACTCCTTGCTTGCTGTGTTTGTCTTCCAAAGATCAGAGTTACCCC GTCTAACGGTCCGTGGCTCAGAAGACTTGTCCTCCAAAACGCCTTACTTCGACCCTTGATTTTATTCATTGCCGTTGTTCTGTGGTTAGATGGAAGGTATTTACCCGGCAAG ATGGGGCCAAATGAGCCTTATTTGTGGTTGAGTGTACTGTCTATTATTTCGACGATTACTGCCATGCAGACGTTAGGTATCATTCATGGAGCTTCCAAGGTCACACTCAAAGATTATAAAATTACATTCAAGTTCGTGACCATCCAGTGTACATTAATTTTTGGCAACATTCAACTGGGTTTACTGACTATACTTTCCAACGTGGGCATCATTCCATGTCGAGATCCTTTCAATACTCAGGCAAGGGTTTACA ATATCTACAACGTGTTGGTCATCTGCGAATTTTTCATTCTTGCAATTTTCTCACGTATTCTCTTCCGCACACGTAACATGGGGAACAGCGATCACGTGATTCCACCGGAGAAAGCCATCGAGGAAGGACTAAAACCAGTGGCTTACACAGTGAAAAACGACAAAAACTACACAGGGGAGAATGAGAAAGGTTACGAAAATCAAGTCATGGCTGATATTATTGCAAGCGACCAAAATGCAAACAAAGGTACCTCCTAA